The Felis catus isolate Fca126 chromosome X, F.catus_Fca126_mat1.0, whole genome shotgun sequence genome includes a region encoding these proteins:
- the LOC123383489 gene encoding melanoma-associated antigen 9-like, whose protein sequence is MAGASGSQSHQGSSSPDEEGSSTWGAPAGAQASLPDALRVKVASLVLLLLLKYRTKQPTTRAEMLAAVSQDDQDRFPVIFRRACEYLQLVFGVDVKEVDPREGSYVLVSILGLSCDGTPSGRNGMPKTSLLVLVLWVILLEEDRAPEEAVWEALGVMGVYAGREHVFYGEPRELLTDVWVQEGYLEYRQVPGSEPARYEFLWGPRAHAETSGVQVLQHFLAVNSRQPGSPCLSEEAVSHEEERA, encoded by the coding sequence atgGCAGGCGCTTCGGGGAGCCAGTCCCACCAGGGCTCCAGCAGCCCCGATGAGGAGGGGTCGAGCACCTGGGGGGCCCCGGCAGGGGCCCAGGCCTCGCTCCCAGATGCTCTCCGCGTGAAGGTGGCCAGCCTGGTGCTGCTTCTGCTCCTCAAGTATCGCACCAAGCAGCCGACCACACGGGCGGAGATGCTGGCGGCGGTTAGCCAAGATGACCAGGACCGCTTCCCCGTGATCTTCCGCCGAGCCTGCGAGTATCTGCAGCTGGTCTTTGGAGTCGACGTGAAGGAAGTGGACCCCCGCGAGGGCTCCTACGTCCTGGTCAGCATCCTGGGCCTCAGCTGCGATGGGACGCCGAGTGGTAGGAACGGCATGCCCAAGACCAGCCTCCTGGTGCTGGTCCTGTGGGTGATCCTCCTGGAGGAGGACCGTGCCCCTGAGGAGGCGGTGTGGGAAGCGCTGGGGGTCATGGGGGTGTATGCCGGCAGGGAGCACGTATTCTATGGGGAGCCCAGGGAGCTGCTGACCGACGTCTGGGTGCAGGAAGGGTACCTGGAGTACCGGCAGGTGCCCGGCAGCGAGCCCGCACGCTACGAGTTCCTGTGGGGTCCCAGGGCCCACGCAGAAACCAGTGGCGTGCAAGTGCTGCAGCACTTCCTCGCGGTCAACAGCAGGCAGCCCGGGTCTCCGTGTCTGTCCGAAGAGGCTGTGAGCCATGAGGAAGAGCGGGCCTGA